From Cellulosimicrobium cellulans, the proteins below share one genomic window:
- a CDS encoding ABC transporter permease has protein sequence MFSFISRRVLAGLATLLVSTFAMFLLVSAAIRPYIFMDLEGSTNPNKAQLIEQRTIDLDLHTNVVIRYFKWLGDFVTGDLGVAWRSGQSVSALLQGAVISTIQLVAAATVLAVVFGVMVGIVSALRQYSTFDYLTIFVSFVLYSLPAFWVAVLLKQWGAIGFNDFLRDPNLSILAIAVVGVIMGLLWSLAFGGTARRRATVFGMGFAASALALLYLQLSGWWDEPNLGPVIIVVTGTALAFAITALVSGLQNRRALYAALTTVVVGVVVYFPIQSVLRQVDGWWLVLVLAVVTVAVGIGIGFAWGGPDKGVSARAAAITAFLVGSMIFVDKVMSVWPAYFAAPAINGRPIPTIGNSTPNLGGNFWVQVLDQYTHLLLPTIALVLIQFAGYTRYSRASMLEVMSQDYIRTARAKGLPERTVVMRHGFRNTLIPLATIVPIDVITLLGGAIITEKVFGRPGMGLLFLNSLQRGEIDPVMAYLVIVAALAIIANIVADLIYAALDPRIRVNA, from the coding sequence ATGTTCTCCTTCATCTCGCGGCGTGTGCTGGCAGGGTTGGCGACCCTCCTCGTGTCCACGTTCGCGATGTTCCTGCTCGTCAGCGCCGCGATCCGGCCGTACATCTTCATGGATCTCGAGGGGAGCACCAACCCCAACAAGGCGCAGCTGATCGAACAGCGCACGATCGACCTCGACCTTCACACGAACGTCGTCATCCGCTACTTCAAGTGGCTCGGCGACTTCGTGACCGGTGACCTCGGAGTCGCCTGGCGCAGCGGCCAGTCGGTCTCGGCCCTGCTCCAGGGCGCGGTCATCTCGACCATCCAGCTCGTCGCCGCGGCAACGGTGCTCGCGGTCGTCTTCGGCGTCATGGTCGGCATCGTCAGCGCGCTGCGTCAGTACAGCACCTTCGACTACCTGACGATCTTCGTCTCGTTCGTCCTGTACTCGCTCCCGGCCTTCTGGGTCGCCGTCCTGCTCAAGCAGTGGGGCGCGATCGGCTTCAACGACTTCCTCCGGGACCCCAACCTCTCGATCCTCGCGATCGCCGTGGTCGGCGTGATCATGGGTCTCCTGTGGTCGCTCGCGTTCGGCGGGACCGCACGACGACGTGCGACGGTGTTCGGCATGGGCTTCGCCGCGAGCGCGCTCGCGCTGCTCTACCTCCAGCTCTCGGGCTGGTGGGACGAGCCGAACCTCGGTCCCGTGATCATCGTCGTGACCGGCACCGCCCTCGCCTTCGCGATCACGGCCCTCGTCTCGGGCCTGCAGAACCGTCGTGCGCTCTACGCCGCGCTCACCACGGTCGTCGTCGGCGTCGTCGTCTACTTCCCGATCCAGTCCGTGCTCCGCCAGGTCGACGGCTGGTGGCTCGTGCTGGTCCTCGCCGTCGTCACCGTCGCCGTCGGCATCGGGATCGGGTTCGCGTGGGGCGGCCCGGACAAGGGCGTGTCGGCGCGAGCGGCGGCCATCACGGCGTTCCTCGTGGGGTCGATGATCTTCGTCGACAAGGTGATGTCCGTGTGGCCCGCCTACTTCGCCGCCCCGGCGATCAACGGCCGCCCCATCCCGACGATCGGCAACAGCACGCCGAACCTCGGCGGCAACTTCTGGGTGCAGGTCCTCGACCAGTACACCCACCTGCTGCTCCCGACGATCGCGCTGGTCCTCATCCAGTTCGCCGGGTACACCCGGTACTCGCGCGCGAGCATGCTCGAGGTGATGAGCCAGGACTACATCCGCACGGCGCGCGCCAAGGGCCTGCCCGAGCGGACCGTGGTCATGCGGCACGGGTTCCGCAACACGCTGATCCCGCTCGCGACGATCGTCCCGATCGACGTCATCACGCTCCTGGGCGGCGCGATCATCACCGAGAAGGTCTTCGGCCGGCCCGGCATGGGCCTGCTCTTCCTCAACTCGCTCCAACGAGGTGAGATCGACCCCGTGATGGCCTACCTCGTCATCGTCGCGGCCCTCGCCATCATCGCCAACATCGTGGCTGACCTCATCTACGCAGCCCTCGACCCGCGGATCCGGGTGAACGCATGA
- a CDS encoding ABC transporter ATP-binding protein: MAIETSPAAPAARQGSPVLTVRNLGVDFYVDKAWYPAATDVSYDLHSGEVLAIVGESGSGKSQSSLALLGLLPPNGRARGSAKLGDRELIGMSHGSLRHVRGKEISMIFQEPMTALNPVYTVGFQIVETIRTHFNVGPADAKKRAIELLRLVEIPEPERRFDAYPHQLSGGQRQRAMIAQALACDPKLLVADEPTTALDVTVQAEILKLLRDLRYRVDAAIILITHDMGVVADMADSIMVMKDGQVVERGTSAEIFGAPQHPYTIRLLEAVPHLGSTRDATTTTDRVPAATTQDRALVLDAQDMVIEYPGRRRQAAFRAVDEVSMQIRQGEVLGLVGESGSGKTTIGRAAVGLLPVTGGSLDIVGRNMVGATPRDLKPLRTEVGIVFQDPGSSLNPRLPIGESIGEPLMLHKGVKGKELSREVERLLDQVELPRAMRNRYPHELSGGQRQRVGIARALSLEPKLLVADEPTSALDVSVQAKVLDLFTDLQREHGFACLFISHDLAVVEMLSDRIAVMHKGKLVEVGETSQIVHAPRHPYTQRLLAAVPVPDPAAQRERRAARDALLEAAARDIANDELSSLVDEERSLAESREDIDHERSAPPTAGAGF, encoded by the coding sequence GTGGCCATCGAGACGTCTCCCGCGGCCCCGGCCGCGCGCCAGGGCAGCCCCGTGCTGACCGTGCGCAACCTCGGCGTGGACTTCTACGTCGACAAGGCCTGGTACCCCGCGGCCACGGACGTGAGCTACGACCTCCACTCCGGTGAGGTCCTCGCGATCGTCGGCGAGTCCGGCTCGGGCAAGTCCCAGTCGTCGCTCGCGCTGCTGGGCCTGCTCCCGCCGAACGGACGCGCGCGCGGCTCCGCGAAGCTCGGCGACCGCGAGCTCATCGGCATGTCGCACGGCTCGCTGCGGCACGTCCGCGGCAAGGAGATCTCCATGATCTTCCAGGAGCCGATGACGGCGCTGAACCCCGTGTACACGGTGGGCTTCCAGATCGTCGAGACCATCCGCACGCACTTCAACGTCGGCCCGGCCGACGCGAAGAAGCGCGCGATCGAGCTCCTGCGGCTGGTCGAGATCCCGGAGCCGGAGCGCCGCTTCGACGCGTACCCGCACCAGCTCTCCGGCGGTCAGCGCCAGCGCGCGATGATCGCCCAGGCCCTCGCGTGCGACCCCAAGCTGCTCGTCGCGGACGAGCCGACCACGGCGCTCGACGTCACGGTCCAGGCCGAGATCCTCAAGCTCCTGCGCGACCTGCGGTACCGGGTCGACGCGGCGATCATCCTCATCACGCACGACATGGGCGTGGTCGCGGACATGGCCGACTCGATCATGGTCATGAAGGACGGCCAGGTCGTCGAGCGCGGGACGTCGGCGGAGATCTTCGGCGCGCCTCAGCACCCGTACACGATCCGCCTCCTCGAGGCGGTGCCGCACCTCGGGTCCACGCGCGACGCAACCACGACGACCGACCGTGTCCCGGCCGCCACGACGCAGGACCGCGCCCTGGTCCTCGACGCGCAGGACATGGTCATCGAGTACCCGGGTCGACGCCGCCAGGCCGCGTTCCGCGCGGTCGACGAGGTGTCGATGCAGATCCGCCAGGGCGAGGTGCTCGGGCTCGTCGGCGAGTCGGGCTCGGGCAAGACGACGATCGGCCGCGCGGCCGTCGGCCTGCTGCCCGTCACGGGTGGTTCGCTCGATATCGTCGGCAGGAACATGGTGGGCGCCACGCCCAGGGACCTCAAGCCGCTGCGCACCGAGGTCGGCATCGTGTTCCAGGACCCGGGGTCGTCGCTCAACCCGCGCCTGCCGATCGGCGAGTCCATCGGCGAGCCGCTCATGCTGCACAAGGGCGTGAAGGGCAAGGAGCTCAGCCGCGAGGTCGAGCGCCTGCTCGACCAGGTCGAGCTGCCGCGCGCGATGCGCAACCGCTACCCGCACGAGCTCTCGGGCGGTCAGCGCCAGCGCGTCGGCATCGCGCGTGCGCTCTCGCTCGAGCCCAAGCTGCTCGTGGCGGACGAGCCGACGTCGGCTCTCGACGTGTCCGTGCAGGCCAAGGTGCTCGACCTGTTCACGGACCTGCAGCGCGAGCACGGCTTCGCGTGCCTCTTCATCTCGCACGACCTCGCGGTCGTCGAGATGCTGTCGGACCGCATCGCCGTCATGCACAAGGGCAAGCTCGTCGAGGTGGGCGAGACGTCCCAGATCGTGCACGCCCCGCGGCACCCGTACACGCAGCGGCTCCTCGCCGCGGTGCCGGTGCCGGACCCGGCCGCGCAGCGCGAGCGTCGTGCGGCGCGAGACGCGCTGCTCGAGGCGGCGGCGCGCGACATCGCGAACGACGAGCTGTCGTCGTTGGTGGACGAGGAGCGCTCGCTCGCCGAGTCTCGCGAGGACATCGACCACGAACGCAGCGCACCGCCCACGGCGGGCGCGGGGTTCTGA
- a CDS encoding ABC transporter permease — MSNTPNDASQSGALENQIELLEVEGLSQGQIVRRRFFHHKGAVVALVVLIGIVLLAVTSIGVAGWNGWYAYKATGQGSTYPLVNGGAPSAEHIFGQDEAGRDVFARVMLGTQTSLLVVLSVGVISTVAGILFGALSGFFRGRVDSWLMRFTDLIITMPVIVIGAVLALLSGGSNPLILGAFLGLVLWPPLARLVRGEFLSLREREFVDAARVAGASNSRIIFKHMLPNAVGVIIVNVTLLMSSAILLETALSYLGVGIQNPATSLGKLISDYQEAFATRPWLFWWPGLFIVAIALCVNFIGDGLRDAFDPRQKRIPSERKMARARRVARPTASATPGATGEAGAS, encoded by the coding sequence ATGAGCAACACACCGAACGACGCGTCGCAGAGCGGCGCGCTCGAGAACCAGATCGAGCTGCTCGAGGTGGAGGGCCTGTCGCAGGGCCAGATCGTCCGGCGACGCTTCTTCCACCACAAGGGTGCGGTCGTCGCGCTCGTCGTCCTCATCGGCATCGTGCTCCTCGCGGTGACGTCGATCGGCGTCGCGGGCTGGAACGGCTGGTACGCCTACAAGGCGACGGGCCAGGGCTCCACGTACCCGCTCGTCAACGGCGGCGCCCCGTCGGCCGAGCACATCTTCGGCCAGGACGAGGCGGGCCGCGACGTGTTCGCGCGCGTCATGCTGGGCACCCAGACGTCGCTCCTCGTGGTGCTCTCCGTCGGCGTCATCTCGACCGTCGCGGGCATCCTCTTCGGGGCGCTGTCCGGGTTCTTCCGCGGTCGCGTGGACTCGTGGCTCATGCGGTTCACCGACCTCATCATCACGATGCCGGTCATCGTCATCGGCGCGGTCCTCGCTCTGCTCTCCGGCGGGAGCAACCCGCTCATCCTGGGCGCGTTCCTCGGCCTCGTGCTGTGGCCGCCGCTCGCGCGTCTCGTGCGCGGCGAGTTCCTCTCCCTGCGCGAGCGCGAGTTCGTCGACGCGGCGCGCGTCGCGGGGGCGAGCAACAGCCGGATCATCTTCAAGCACATGCTGCCCAACGCCGTCGGCGTGATCATCGTCAACGTGACGCTGCTCATGAGCTCGGCGATCCTCCTGGAGACGGCGCTCAGCTACCTGGGCGTCGGTATCCAGAACCCGGCGACCTCGCTCGGCAAGCTCATCAGCGACTACCAGGAGGCGTTCGCGACGCGTCCGTGGCTGTTCTGGTGGCCGGGCCTGTTCATCGTCGCGATCGCGCTGTGCGTCAACTTCATCGGTGACGGCCTGCGCGACGCGTTCGACCCGCGCCAGAAGCGCATCCCGTCGGAGCGCAAGATGGCCCGTGCGCGGCGTGTCGCGCGTCCGACGGCCAGCGCCACGCCGGGCGCGACCGGTGAGGCCGGGGCGAGCTGA
- a CDS encoding PH domain-containing protein: protein MGPTLVFRSTYGRVLTLATGAVAVALVVVTAMTGDVVAVVGALVPAALVTYLVWMLFWRPAVEVSDGGVEVRNVTRTVHVPWTAYEGVETRYSLEVRYDGGRVTAWAAPRSSGSARWLRSSRRHPVDRERVVTGANAETVAEAVTQRRGLLVAAGHLDRAMPGAPGARTTWHVVQLAVLGALVAGTVVALTA from the coding sequence ATGGGTCCCACGCTGGTCTTCCGTTCGACGTACGGCCGAGTCCTCACGCTGGCGACGGGCGCCGTCGCCGTCGCGCTGGTCGTGGTCACGGCCATGACGGGGGACGTCGTCGCGGTCGTCGGGGCTCTGGTGCCCGCCGCGCTCGTGACGTACCTCGTCTGGATGCTGTTCTGGCGTCCCGCCGTGGAGGTGTCCGACGGCGGCGTCGAGGTCCGCAACGTGACCCGCACCGTCCACGTGCCGTGGACCGCGTACGAGGGCGTCGAGACCCGTTACTCGCTCGAGGTGCGCTACGACGGCGGACGCGTGACCGCCTGGGCGGCGCCGCGGTCGAGCGGGTCGGCCCGCTGGCTGCGCAGCTCCCGAAGGCACCCCGTGGACCGCGAGCGGGTGGTCACCGGCGCGAACGCCGAGACCGTCGCCGAGGCCGTGACGCAGCGGCGCGGCCTGCTCGTGGCCGCCGGTCACCTCGACCGCGCGATGCCGGGCGCTCCCGGTGCGCGCACGACGTGGCACGTCGTGCAGCTCGCCGTGCTGGGCGCGCTTGTCGCGGGGACGGTCGTGGCGCTCACCGCCTGA